The following is a genomic window from Carassius gibelio isolate Cgi1373 ecotype wild population from Czech Republic chromosome B20, carGib1.2-hapl.c, whole genome shotgun sequence.
TACACCAAGGCCAGACTTTCCTCACTCTGGACACTGGGATGTAGAAACGGAGTCCAAAGATGGTCATAGAGAGAAGCAGGTGTTTGATGCTGTGATGGTTTGCACTGGACACCACTGTCACCCTCATCTCCCTCTACAGGACTTTCCAGGTGCAGTTCTTGTGATGACCAAGCAAAGTGCAAAAGCATTATGTCAATAAAGGCCAAACACTCATAGTAAACTTTTGGTGTACAAGAGTCATTAGGCTTTATCACAACTGTGCTGTAAGTGAAAAATCCTTTTAACGTTAAgtaattttaacattaaatagaaatattatttatgATTAGTAAGTTTACAGGGCTTGCAAATAATGCTTCAACATCAGTTCATGAGTTCTCACTTACATATAATCAGATAAAGCGAAGggtatgcatatttggcatgctaTCTGAGGGGAGGGATCTTAGCTTGAGATTTAGCCCAATCCCAGAATACTCCTCCTCATCCTTATCTGGGATAGTTATAATTGAGAGAGAAAAGCTGATATGTTGGAGGGAGTCAGCTGTACATATACCTCATACTGtgtaatttatttgaatgtttctaTCTGGTGGTAATTGGTTGACTGTCTAAACATGCACCTCCTGAACTTTGTTTATATGTTGTTTATATGTTGTTTCATGTTCAATATGCATATGCAATGAGACactaaagttattataaaaagaTATACATTAAATGCTACATTACATATAACTGGATTTCAATCATGACAACTCTTGagatcaagtcaagtcaattctgctttattgtcaattcttccacatgtacagcacatacatacagagaatttaaattgtgttactctcagaacCTGgatgcatacagatacagataacTAACAGTAGAGTAAAAACAcagatacagattaaatataaaatacaactataaaaatAAGGGCAtgtcaaaaaattacaaaataagaataaAGTGAAATAAAGCAGCACATGGCAGATTTAGTGCAAACCaatgaagtaaacaaacagtgtagATAAAAAgattgtagtgcaaaagagctgtctgattaaagtgacaaaaagctcagagagcagttctttatttaaacttaCTGAAtaaggtagtgagcagaccaatgctgcacaaagtgtctGGTGCAGGTCACAGTTTGTTAGTTGGAGCTGGGGAgtggaaggacctggggatgGGGGATGTGGGATGTGGTGGGGGGGGCAAAAAGAGGGGCAGGGGTTCAGAGTTCAGTGGTTACTGGGGCAAAAGAGGGCAGGGGGGGCACGGTctggagggagttcagcttcctgactgcctgatgaatgaagctgtacttcagtctgctggtcTTTGCCTGGAGACTCAGCAGTCTCCTCCCtaatggcagcagactgaagaagctgtgtgatgggcaGGTGGGATCACCTTGGGGttgagacgggttccataaatgtcctgaatgaggggagagagacaccaaagATCTGCATTGAAGGGTCTTCCGGCAGGACACATTGCAGGCACCATACTACAAAGTGATGCAGCCCGTcagaatgctctcgatggtgcctctgtagaaggtgcacatgatgggggcTGGGaatctggctcttctcagtttgcggaggaagtagagacgctgctgttctttcttggccagtgctccAGTGatgtcagtccaggagaggtcctctgtgatgtgcacacccaggaacttggtgctgctcactctctccacagtcgcatcATTGATGGTAAGAGGAACATGTtgagtgtgcactctcctgaagtcaacaacaatctccttcatcttctccacattcagagaaaTATTTTCACTGCACCACCTGGCCAGGCgactcacctcactcctgtactttgtctcatctctgttgctaatgagacccagtTGTGTGACAATATGCAGTCATGTGTCAGGAGACTGAAGAGGAGGgagctcagcacacatccttgggtggccccagtgttcagtgtgttggtgctggatgtgttactgtcgacccgtactgcctgacgtcttccagtcagaaagtccaacagctaGTTACACAGCATAGTGTTGAGCCACAGCTAAatcagtttgtgaatgagctgttgagggatgaatGTTTTGAAGTCTTTTGAAGTGTATGAaaagcattctgacgtatgagtcttttatctctagatgtgtgagtgctgagtggataGCACTGGCGATGGCGTCATCAGTCAAGCAGTTGGAcagatatgcaaactggaagggatCCAGGGAGGGGTGAGATTTGATATGGTAAGCGAAGAAGGCATTCAGCAGGGAGATGGTGCTGTCACAGTCCacggtgggggcttgtagtccgtaatggtctgtatcccctgccgcAGGCTctgagtgtctctgctgtcgttGAATCAATGGGCCGTCCTCCTGGTgtactgtctcttagcctctctgatgccgcaggataggttggccctagctgtcctcaggcccacctcatctccagctctggaGGCAGTGTTCCacgtcttcaggagtctgtagacctcccatATCATCCACGGCTTCTGATTGTCCCAGACAGTGATGGTCTTTatgactgttacatcatcaatacacttgatgataggcagtgacagtctcacCATGTTAATGAAATAGTTTTACGTGTTAATGGATAtgacaatattacagtatttggTCTGAGTTGATCGGATATGCTACACTTTCTGACGCTGCTGTTAATGCTGCTGGTGCTCCAGAGCAAGTATGTAGTTGCTGCTTCCAGTACAAACATGGAGCTAAACAGGCTAAATGGGCATCATAAAATCATCAGATATAGACATGTGGAGCTGGGGGTGGTGGAGGGTTTCAAAGGTACTCTAGTAGTTGCAGGGCCATCTTCCAGTAAACACTGAACCAAACTATTTAGGCTAAatgttggggaaaaaaataagcTCACTGGCTGCAGAATCAGTAGAAGCAGGAGTTTCATGGATGCAATAGTCATATATGTGTGTTTCCATGTTATAGTGACTACCTGTTTAAAATCATCTATTTAGGAATAGATACATTTAGGGGAAAATTCTTCCACAGTCGTGACTACAAAAACCCTGAAGAATGGCGAGGGAAGAGGGTAGTTGTGATTGGTATTGGGAACTCTGGAGGAGATATTGCTGTGGAGCTGAGCAGAATGGCCAAACAGGTGATATGCaacaaaaactgaataaataattatagTGTATGAATTACTATTCCACATGACATATTTTATCAATATTACATTACACCAAttacattgtttatatatatatatatatatatatatatatatatatatatatatatatatataatttttttttttttttttttttttactttaaataaatgatgactcTCTCTTTCTTGTCTTACCTTCATGATTTTCCATTTTGTTACAATTTCTTTTCACTGTGAAAAACTTTTTTCTGGTACACAAAAGTAccagaaaaaagcatttgaattgTTTGTTATATTTCAGGTTTATCTGAGCACCCGAAAGGGAGCTTGGATATTTAATCGTGTAGGAGAAAAAGGTGTTCCTTTCGATATGATGTTTAATAACAGAGGGCGAATGTTGTTTCTTGGATGTCTGCCACTTGGATTTCTTAACAAACTAGGAGAGAAACAACTCAATAAACGATTTGACCACAAGCTCTATGGGCTGCAGCCTGCGCACAGGTACTGTGAACACTGGAGTTAAATGAAGCATATTCTCTTCAGTATTATATCGTGTTGTATAgtgctgttttgtgtgtgtttttttttttatctggcagAGTTTTCAGCCAACATCCCACGGTCAATGATGACTTACCAAACCGCATCCTCTCCGGTACCGTCTCAGTCAGGCCAAATATTCAAGAGTTTCGTGGGTCAAGTGTGGTGTTTGAGGATGGCACTGTTGAAGATGACATTGATCTGGCGGTGTTTGCCACAGGCTACACTTTCTCATTCCCCTTCCTGTCATCCCATGTAATTCCTGTCTCAAAGAACAAAGTATCCCTGTACAAATACATATATCCCCCAGGACTGGAGCGGCCAACTTTAGCCGTGATTGGTCTGATCCAGCCTCTGGGAGCCATTATGCCCATCTCTGAGATGCAGGCGCGCTGGGCCACTCGTGTTTTTAAAGGTATCAAACATGACGCTGACTTCCTATATGCTAAAAAATAAAGGCTCTTCAAAGGAATTTATGGTTTgatgaagaacatttaacatccatggaaactttctaTTGTGCAAAAGGTTCTATAGAGGAAAtagatgttcttcacactaagaaaaaaatgttattttaagaactgttgactgaaaggttctttgaggaaccctAAATGGTTTTTCTGTGGCACTGTTGTGAAACCCACCttttgaaacttttattttatgagtgtatgcaaaaaaaatatgagATGTCCACCTGCAATCCTgtacattataattttattaaagatGGTAATTAAACTGTTACAatatgacaaaatgttaattacaaaacatttacccTTTTATCTGTAGATTTAGACGAATGCTACTGAAGCTTAAGACATCTATGATGTTCTTCCAGCATATTTTGGTCTTCTTAGTTTGGAAGTTTTGAGTTTTGCAGTTACAGTTTATCTACATAATACGTCAAACCcttgtatataatgtaaataaaacccTTTATATTTTGTTCATGACATTacccttaaaaacatttatcttttAGTGAAACATAAACATGTATGAGCATTATTAATGTTCATAAGTATACAGTGTTTTGTATGTAACAAAGCTGTGACATCTTCACTAGGTCTATGCAAACTGCCTCCAATGAGTGCAATGATGAAGGACATTAAAGCAAAAGAGGAAGCTATGGCTCGAAGGTTCTCCACACTTAACATCTCACATGAAAATATAACACAGCATTTACACAATTTCTACAATTCAAGTATGTAttgagtatgtatgtatgtatattagtgGGTCTTGATCTTAATCGTGTTCTCATGCAGGTATGTGGCCGCCCAGAGACACACCATCCAGGTGGACTACATCCCCTACATGGATGAGTTGGCTAAAGAAGTGAGTGTTCGGCCTTCTATCCTGAAGTTGCTGCTGACAGACCCTAGACTGGCTCTGAACGTCATCTTTGGGCCCTGCACCCCATACCAGTTTCGTCTTCACGGACCGGGACGATGGGACGGTGCTCGTCAGGCCATCCTGTCTCAGTGGGATCGAGTCAACGAGCCCCTGAGAACACGCTGCACACCAGAGCCGCAGTCTCAGCGCTCCTCTCTTTCACTCGTATTCTCGGTGTCTGTTGCAGTGCTGGTGTCTGCTCTGTATTACAGCAGAGCCAGTCTGCACACACTTATAGCAGACCCTTTATCACTCCTGGACAAGATCAGGGCTTTTATACCATGGCCACTGACCAGACAGTGATCTATATGAATCAGTTGTATAAAATCTAAAGCACAAGTCAACTAGGCTAAACTGtaacaatgattaaaaaaagtaGTGTATGAAATTCTTACATTTTGATTTATCAGCATGTGCCTTAACATTTTAAAGACACATTTTATTATAGAAGTGATTTTATGTGTAGTTCAATCATGCTATTCCAGCTATTACTgcattttagaaatgtaaaaaatacagtaattttagtacatatacagtattttcaACTTTCtgagcattaaataaaaaaaggtataaaTATAAACCTATTCACTTCTACAGAACTGATTTTAAATATTGAGTATACTCAGTTTGTTCCAACTTAAGTAATATCAAAATGTTACCGTATTATTAAGAAATGACCCTCTCGGTTGTAGTATCAATGAGAAAAATAAgtcaataaaaataacagtatacATTTTCGTGGAACAACGTTTAGTTTACTGAGCTCACAGGCAAGTGCATCTCATtgtaaatgatttttattgtatgttGCAGTGTAGTAAGCCTAAAAAAAGCGAGGTGTGCATGTTTACATTTACTGCTGTAAATTGACACATGACAGCACATTTCTTGTGGATAACCAAGGATAGGCTATAAAAGTTATAAGGTCGCTATTAGGAGCTTTACTTCGCTCATGTCCAAATGAGTAGTTAGCTAGCTACATTTTTCTTGAGAAACAAAGTAAAAATTCTCACAAACCATCTAAACAAACCCTGCTGACTTTTATGATGCGTTTTTAGGCTTAAAATGCCCTGGATTTATTGCAAAAAGCAGCGTCATCATTCTGCTAAactttgtgctccacagaagaaagagagtTATAGGTTTGGTGAGGAAACTATTTCTTGAAATATATGTTATGAGGGATATATTATAATAGCTGAACCATCTACTAAGTTTTTTGAggacaaataatttaaaatctaaagCTTCCCTTCTAACAAcattacgtaactgttacgtcgTGTGTAAGCAGGGTTGGGGTATTCATGAAAATTAtacatacagtcatggccaaaaatatcgccgcctttggtaaatatgatcaaaggaggctgtgaaaattaatctgcattgttaatccttttgatcttttattttttaaaaagcacaaaaatctaaattttaagattttaaaatggggggaaatatcattatgaaatgaatATTTGTCACctctataaattattaataaaagtatattctcattcatatttacatttttgagcagtgcagggtgattatgaacatgaaattatccagccatggcttcctgtttcacagaaatagaaagaggagggaaaacaaagcccaaattccgttaatcattcatcacactgagaaaaaacaaagaatatatttctgatgtgcagcaaaagataattgagcttcacaaattagtgaagcGGCTTTAATAAAAGTGTTAGAGCAGTGGAAATTtgcatttccaccatcagggcaataattaagaatttcctatcaacagaaaatgttacgaaactgcctggaagaggacatgtgtctatatcgtcctaatgcacggtgaggaggagagtttgagcaGCTAAAGACTCTCAAAAGACCACAGCTGAGTCTCgggttcagaagaaaaaaaaaaaaaaaactaaaagtctgtgaaagcagtgacatttgccaagtatggtaacccatacattggtgctctgcatttaacccatccaaatgcacacacacagcaataaGTGAACATACACCcaaagcagtgggcagctatagatccagcacccagggagcaactgggggttcagtgccttgctcaagttcACTTTAGCCaggggtattgagggtggaagagagcaatgttcattcactccctcccacctacaattcTTGACAGCACCAAGACTCGAACTGGCAACCTTTGGTTAAATAGTCCAGctctctaatcattaggccacagctgcacttgtttgggagggtttcaagaaagattttcctagctcattcaaaaaacaaactccagcatattcagttatcagacatgatTGGAACTACAA
Proteins encoded in this region:
- the LOC127984273 gene encoding flavin-containing monooxygenase 5 isoform X4 encodes the protein MAKRVAVIGGGTSGLACIKCCLDEGLEPVCFETSDDIGGLWRFKENPDPDRASIYHSLIINTSKEMMCFSDFPIPAHFPNYMHNSLIMDYFRMYADHFQLKRHIRFQTKVLHVTPRPDFPHSGHWDVETESKDGHREKQVFDAVMVCTGHHCHPHLPLQDFPGIDTFRGKFFHSRDYKNPEEWRGKRVVVIGIGNSGGDIAVELSRMAKQVYLSTRKGAWIFNRVGEKGVPFDMMFNNRGRMLFLGCLPLGFLNKLGEKQLNKRFDHKLYGLQPAHRVFSQHPTVNDDLPNRILSGTVSVRPNIQEFRGSSVVFEDGTVEDDIDLAVFATGYTFSFPFLSSHVIPVSKNKVSLYKYIYPPGLERPTLAVIGLIQPLGAIMPISEMQARWATRVFKGLCKLPPMSAMMKDIKAKEEAMARRYVAAQRHTIQVDYIPYMDELAKEVSVRPSILKLLLTDPRLALNVIFGPCTPYQFRLHGPGRWDGARQAILSQWDRVNEPLRTRCTPEPQSQRSSLSLVFSVSVAVLVSALYYSRASLHTLIADPLSLLDKIRAFIPWPLTRQ